The following are encoded in a window of Alosa sapidissima isolate fAloSap1 chromosome 10, fAloSap1.pri, whole genome shotgun sequence genomic DNA:
- the LOC121720066 gene encoding tyrosine-protein phosphatase non-receptor type substrate 1-like, producing MAAPGQRVRLRCSIEHKDGNYGVPWSRSSSLQDTRNRRNITLPDPTHKFQRDQDKTSLVITAVEVEDSGFYYCQVKTLSGLDDEEGSGTQLMVHVPPSVPVVLLQVLPAQGSGQWSLLCVTGGFTPAPFSLHWTRTPTGGLTEPVGPDCSWNANEPEVKRSDNISTHSPDRHVPLHLWPSRGQCLRLPDGSVWFRQLVSVLQLPPRESQSDDVIYTCAVSGHPALTAALSTSFTWEARPDMIIGHLNVLKMAILSGMLLVLMVSGMGCMCINKRKTDQPLHNDITHREHGERRRL from the exons ATGGCAGCCCCTGGGCAGAGGGTGAGACTGCGCTGCAGCATCGAGCATAAGGACGGTAACTATGGTGTGCCCTGGTCTCGCTCGTCCAGCCTCCAAGATACACGGAACAGGAGGAATATCACCCTCCCAGACCCCACACACAAGTTCCAGCGGGACCAGGACAAGACCTCTCTGGTCATCACAGCCGTGGAGGTAGAGGACAGTGGCTTTTATTACTGTCAGGTCAAAACACTGTCGGGGTTGGACGATGAAGAGGGCAGCGGAACACAGCTCATGGTTCATG tGCCCCCTAGTGTTCCTGTCGTGCTCCTGCAGGTGCTGCCTGCCCAGGGCTCTGGGCAGTGGAGCCTGCTGTGTGTGACCGGGGGCTTCACCCCAGCGCCCTTCAGCCTCCACTGGACACGGACTCCAACGGGAGGTCTGACGGAGCCCGTCGGGCCGGATTGTTCCTGGAATGCCAACGAACCAGAGGTCAAAAGGTCAGACAACATCAGCACACACTCCCCAGACCGGCATGTCCCCTTGCACCTGTGGCCGAGCCGCGGTCAGTGCCTGCGTTTGCCGGACGGCTCTGTTTGGTTCAGACAGCTGGTCAGCGTGCTGCAGCTGCCACCTCGAGAGTCGCAGAGTGATGATGTCATCTATACGTGCGCGGTGAGCGGGCACCCGGCTCTCACTGCTGCCCTTTCTACATCCTTCACGTGGG AGGCCCGTCCTGACATGATCATTGGTCACCTGAATGTTCTGAAGATGGCCATCCTCTCGGGGATGCTGTTGGTCCTTATGGTCTCAG GAATGGGATGTATGTGCAtcaataaaagaaaaacagatcAACCCCTGCACAAT GATATAACACACAGAGAGCACGGGGAAAGACGTCGCCTCTGA